The proteins below come from a single Anaerolineales bacterium genomic window:
- a CDS encoding ABC transporter permease: MIALLANLALLVGAHLVALQIRLRIPWGNSLGAEYQGDPPLIYGIALGTALLTFLITAMAHRLGTHPLSRYRLTLLPTLTSLVLMALGVVVLLPDVSQLQMIYFGITGVVLALLTVAYPNRLMRHKPPGALWANLRTLVTNRALVGLWLRYTIQARYSQTLLGILWIILLPLATSLVLALAFSQILRVEFGVPFVSFFLSGLVFWGLLSQGTLNGLTALVAKMGLLNQVPLPREIPVLLALGEALVDLIFTFGAMLIVNALNGIFPNAYYVYLIPLLAIFIAFTLGIMCIVSCLTVIVRDMPQLVSVILQLFFYLTPILYPVASIPDHLRVLVLINPLAGVIQGVRDVILYARPPDPLTLYYPAVVAAALLYTGYAFFLANKDRVTDYA; this comes from the coding sequence ATGATCGCCCTCCTCGCCAACCTTGCTCTTTTAGTTGGGGCGCACCTCGTTGCCCTTCAGATTCGTTTGCGGATTCCTTGGGGAAACTCCCTCGGCGCAGAGTATCAAGGCGACCCGCCGCTGATCTATGGGATCGCCCTCGGCACGGCGCTGCTGACTTTCCTCATTACGGCAATGGCGCATCGCTTAGGGACGCATCCGCTGTCCCGTTATCGCCTGACGCTCCTCCCTACCCTCACCTCGTTAGTGCTGATGGCACTCGGCGTGGTCGTCCTGCTGCCAGATGTCTCCCAATTGCAGATGATCTATTTTGGGATAACCGGCGTTGTTTTGGCACTCCTCACCGTCGCCTACCCCAACCGCCTTATGCGCCACAAGCCGCCCGGCGCGTTGTGGGCAAACCTGCGTACTCTCGTCACCAATCGAGCGCTGGTGGGGCTGTGGCTGCGCTACACCATCCAAGCCCGCTACAGCCAGACACTCCTGGGCATTTTGTGGATCATTTTGCTGCCTCTGGCAACCTCGCTTGTTTTGGCGCTGGCGTTCTCCCAAATTTTGCGGGTGGAATTCGGCGTGCCGTTCGTCTCGTTCTTCCTCTCTGGTTTGGTCTTTTGGGGTTTGCTCAGTCAGGGGACGCTGAACGGGCTGACGGCGCTCGTCGCCAAGATGGGCTTGCTAAACCAAGTCCCCCTCCCCCGCGAGATTCCCGTTCTACTGGCACTTGGGGAGGCACTGGTAGACCTGATCTTCACCTTTGGCGCAATGCTCATCGTCAACGCCCTGAATGGGATTTTCCCCAACGCTTACTATGTCTACTTGATCCCGCTGCTCGCTATTTTCATCGCCTTCACTTTAGGGATTATGTGCATCGTTAGCTGCCTGACGGTGATCGTCCGCGATATGCCGCAACTGGTGTCCGTCATCCTGCAATTATTCTTCTACCTGACGCCGATTCTCTATCCGGTGGCAAGCATTCCTGACCATCTCCGCGTACTGGTCTTGATCAACCCCTTGGCGGGGGTCATTCAGGGTGTGCGTGATGTGATCCTCTACGCCCGCCCGCCCGATCCTCTGACGCTCTACTATCCGGCGGTGGTGGCGGCGGCTCTGCTCTACACGGGCTATGCCTTCTTCCTTGCCAACAAAGATCGGGTAACCGACTATGCCTAA
- a CDS encoding APC family permease has translation MTTLATKPPRTIAGKLWRSIVGKPLATKDLPHQAISRFVGLAVFASDALSSTAYATEEILVILAFAGTAIGANSFGVSIPIAICIAVLLAIVTISYRQTIMAYPNGGGAYIVARDNFGETAAQVGGAALLTDYILTVAVSISAGVAQIVSAVPTLSPYRVQIAVAVIVLMTLMNLRGVKESGRVFAVPTYFFVSMAFLMLIVGGISAASGNLGMMQPCAEGLRTPGCVEVVHYALIEPLTLFLILRAFSSGCTALTGIEAISNGITAFKDPKSKNAAATLVAMSTILITLFIGFTLLANAVHAFPSHQETVISQMARGVYGQGHVLYFATLLGTTLILLMAANTSYADFPRLAALIAGDGFLPRHLTIRGSRLVYSVGIATLGLFSILLVVFLNAQTSALIPLYAIGVFLSFTLSQSGMVVRYRKIARMMKRGILTPEQPVKTRSSVLAYDPHWRIQIVVSGLGAVCTFFVMLIFAVTKFSSGAWLVVFLIPTLVAVFFRIHNHYKEVAKQLSAQGRQLDRSHHVVSTVLLIDDVHIGTLRLVEYARSLGTPWTALHIALSEDRVDIVKKKWADRIGGEDLDKLVVIESPFRHLVEPIREYVTAERNKHPDGYVNVIMGHLVMDSAWEQVLHQNSAYIFSLGLQNIDHVVVTTVPYQLRIENGNGHGKGNGNGHGKDAPNAAPSNASQETP, from the coding sequence ATGACCACCCTTGCTACGAAGCCACCGCGCACCATAGCCGGAAAACTGTGGCGCTCCATCGTTGGGAAACCCTTAGCCACGAAAGACCTGCCCCATCAGGCAATCAGCCGTTTTGTGGGGTTGGCAGTATTCGCCTCTGATGCGCTCTCCAGCACCGCCTACGCCACCGAGGAAATTCTCGTCATCCTCGCCTTCGCGGGGACGGCAATCGGCGCGAACTCCTTTGGAGTCTCCATTCCCATTGCCATTTGCATCGCCGTCCTTCTAGCGATTGTGACGATCAGCTACCGCCAGACGATCATGGCATATCCCAACGGTGGTGGAGCGTACATTGTCGCCCGCGATAACTTTGGAGAAACCGCTGCGCAGGTGGGTGGGGCAGCACTGCTCACCGATTACATTCTGACTGTCGCCGTGAGCATCAGTGCGGGAGTGGCGCAGATTGTCTCCGCCGTGCCAACCTTATCGCCCTATCGCGTCCAGATTGCGGTAGCGGTGATCGTCCTCATGACGCTGATGAATCTGCGCGGCGTGAAGGAATCCGGGCGGGTATTCGCCGTCCCCACTTATTTCTTCGTCAGCATGGCATTCCTCATGCTCATCGTCGGCGGGATCAGCGCGGCAAGCGGCAACTTGGGAATGATGCAGCCCTGTGCCGAGGGGTTACGAACCCCCGGTTGTGTGGAAGTCGTTCATTACGCTTTGATCGAGCCATTGACATTGTTTTTGATTCTGCGAGCGTTTTCCTCTGGGTGTACCGCGCTCACCGGGATTGAGGCGATCAGCAACGGGATCACTGCTTTCAAAGACCCCAAAAGCAAGAACGCCGCTGCCACCCTCGTTGCCATGTCAACGATCCTGATCACCCTGTTTATTGGGTTTACCTTGTTGGCAAATGCTGTCCATGCCTTCCCTTCACATCAAGAAACCGTCATTTCTCAAATGGCGCGGGGGGTCTACGGGCAAGGGCATGTTTTGTATTTTGCCACCTTGCTTGGCACAACGCTGATCCTGTTAATGGCGGCAAACACCAGCTATGCCGATTTCCCGCGTTTGGCGGCGCTGATTGCCGGAGATGGCTTCCTCCCCCGTCACCTCACGATTCGCGGCTCGCGGCTGGTCTATTCCGTTGGGATTGCCACCTTAGGTTTGTTCTCAATTTTGCTGGTCGTCTTTCTAAACGCCCAGACCAGCGCCCTCATTCCGCTCTATGCCATTGGGGTGTTTCTCAGTTTTACCCTCTCACAATCGGGGATGGTCGTCCGTTACCGCAAGATTGCACGCATGATGAAACGGGGCATCCTCACCCCAGAGCAACCGGTGAAAACAAGATCGAGCGTCCTAGCGTATGATCCTCATTGGCGCATTCAAATTGTAGTGAGCGGATTAGGCGCCGTGTGTACGTTCTTCGTTATGCTCATCTTTGCCGTGACGAAGTTTTCCTCTGGGGCGTGGTTGGTCGTGTTTTTAATCCCCACTTTAGTAGCGGTTTTCTTTCGTATCCACAACCACTACAAAGAGGTGGCAAAGCAGCTTTCCGCACAAGGGCGGCAGTTGGATCGCAGCCACCATGTTGTTTCGACGGTGCTGCTCATTGATGATGTTCACATTGGAACGCTGCGCCTTGTAGAGTATGCCCGCTCACTGGGGACGCCCTGGACAGCACTGCACATCGCACTCAGCGAGGATCGCGTTGACATAGTGAAGAAAAAGTGGGCGGATCGCATTGGTGGCGAAGATTTAGATAAGTTGGTGGTCATCGAGTCTCCCTTTCGCCACCTTGTTGAACCGATCCGCGAGTATGTTACGGCCGAGCGGAATAAGCACCCCGATGGCTATGTGAATGTAATTATGGGACACCTCGTCATGGATAGCGCATGGGAGCAGGTGCTGCACCAAAACAGTGCCTATATCTTCAGCTTAGGGTTGCAGAACATTGATCACGTCGTTGTGACTACTGTCCCTTACCAACTGCGCATCGAAAATGGGAACGGGCATGGGAAGGGCAACGGCAATGGGCATGGGAAAGATGCACCCAATGCTGCACCGAGCAATGCCTCTCAAGAGACACCTTAG
- a CDS encoding S1 RNA-binding domain-containing protein: protein MTAEHDVPTPVDTELSAPVAEAAPEVTREAVVEMPLATAAETTTETTTQTVAEPLTETTSVSPLAELKTKAKLQGKVTRLELFGAFVDVGVGVDGLVHISQIREEPVKNVNDALTVGQEVTVWVRKVDTNAERLDLTMIEMPGLLWNELAIGQTYSGTVVRLEKFGAFVDIGAERPGMVHVSELASGYVSSPEEIVKVGDTVTAKVIKLNKGKKQIDLSLKALEEKIEMPVEETPSEKPLSAFEIALRRAMAKTDDAFPEVEKALANVAAGSKQDKRKRENKRSANEKLRQQQEEIFKRTLTTSGKK from the coding sequence ATGACCGCAGAACACGACGTCCCCACCCCGGTGGACACGGAACTCTCTGCGCCTGTGGCAGAAGCCGCCCCGGAAGTAACCCGGGAAGCGGTTGTGGAGATGCCACTAGCAACCGCCGCTGAGACAACCACTGAGACGACCACACAGACTGTCGCTGAACCCCTCACTGAAACCACATCTGTTTCTCCCCTTGCCGAATTAAAGACAAAAGCAAAGTTGCAAGGCAAAGTGACGCGCCTTGAACTCTTTGGCGCATTTGTTGATGTCGGGGTGGGTGTCGATGGGTTGGTTCACATTTCCCAGATTCGGGAAGAGCCTGTAAAGAATGTGAACGACGCGCTGACTGTTGGGCAAGAAGTGACGGTATGGGTGCGCAAGGTTGACACAAACGCCGAACGCCTTGACCTAACCATGATCGAAATGCCCGGTTTGTTGTGGAACGAACTTGCCATTGGGCAAACCTACAGCGGCACGGTGGTGCGCTTGGAGAAATTTGGCGCGTTTGTCGATATTGGCGCAGAACGCCCCGGCATGGTGCATGTTTCCGAGCTTGCCAGCGGCTATGTCAGTTCGCCGGAAGAAATCGTCAAAGTAGGCGATACGGTGACGGCAAAGGTGATCAAGCTGAACAAGGGCAAGAAGCAGATCGACCTCAGCCTGAAGGCGTTGGAAGAAAAGATTGAAATGCCCGTTGAAGAAACGCCCTCTGAAAAACCCCTGAGCGCCTTTGAGATTGCCCTGCGCCGTGCTATGGCAAAGACGGACGACGCCTTCCCCGAAGTGGAAAAAGCGTTAGCAAATGTGGCGGCGGGAAGCAAACAAGACAAACGCAAGCGCGAGAACAAGCGCAGCGCCAATGAGAAGCTCCGCCAGCAGCAAGAGGAGATTTTCAAGCGCACCTTAACAACCAGCGGGAAAAAGTAG
- a CDS encoding LCP family protein, with amino-acid sequence MASSRRRHVTPHTEPPKGEGTPKRAAHWYHPAIPHQPPPEADDGDPHRGRARERLRRRQEDRHLPQVEWTWGVIALAVVGALAVIALLLLTVTNTPDRAGGVSSTAASGETPTPGGLQAVPVELLPTVEIKTFNGTQRLTILLMGLDKRPGEEGRGFRSDTMMILSLDPTSGRLSMLSIPRDIYVPIPLSGETEMRPINTAYVLGELRRPGYGPGLAAETVEYNFGIKIDYYVVLSFESVIYLVDAIGGIDIDVPTEIDDPEFPDFYTYGYDPLYIPAGRIHMDGVLALKYARTRHQTSDFDRARRQQQVILALRERATKAEVLAALVPRIPEMWGEVSKGILTDLPFDQLLSIGWFVKDIPLTNLHRGAVDGPYIRALMQGGYSILTVNRETISTLMLEVFGENYSQ; translated from the coding sequence GTGGCGAGTTCACGACGGCGGCATGTCACCCCCCACACCGAACCCCCAAAGGGGGAAGGTACGCCCAAGCGAGCGGCGCATTGGTATCACCCTGCCATCCCTCACCAGCCGCCCCCAGAAGCAGACGACGGCGATCCTCATCGCGGACGCGCCCGCGAACGACTCCGCCGCCGCCAAGAAGACCGCCACCTTCCCCAAGTCGAATGGACATGGGGCGTCATTGCCCTCGCTGTTGTTGGCGCTCTTGCCGTGATTGCCCTTCTCTTGTTGACGGTGACGAATACCCCTGACCGCGCTGGGGGGGTCAGCAGCACCGCCGCCAGCGGTGAGACGCCCACTCCGGGCGGCTTGCAGGCTGTGCCAGTGGAGCTTTTGCCAACCGTTGAGATCAAGACCTTTAACGGCACTCAGCGCCTCACCATCCTGTTGATGGGCTTGGACAAACGCCCTGGCGAGGAAGGGCGCGGCTTCCGCTCCGATACGATGATGATCCTCAGCCTTGACCCGACCAGTGGACGGCTGAGTATGTTGAGCATCCCCCGTGATATTTATGTCCCTATTCCGCTCTCTGGCGAAACCGAGATGCGCCCGATCAACACCGCCTATGTTTTGGGCGAACTTCGCCGTCCGGGATATGGACCCGGCTTGGCGGCAGAGACGGTGGAATACAACTTTGGGATCAAGATCGATTATTATGTTGTCCTTTCCTTTGAGTCCGTGATCTACCTTGTGGACGCTATTGGGGGGATTGATATTGATGTTCCCACCGAGATCGATGATCCCGAATTCCCCGATTTCTACACCTATGGCTACGATCCGCTCTACATCCCCGCCGGACGTATTCACATGGATGGCGTGCTAGCGCTCAAATATGCCCGCACCCGCCACCAAACGAGTGATTTTGACCGCGCCCGCCGCCAACAGCAAGTGATCCTTGCCCTGCGCGAACGGGCGACAAAAGCCGAGGTCTTAGCTGCCCTCGTGCCGCGCATCCCCGAAATGTGGGGCGAGGTGAGCAAAGGCATCCTCACCGATCTGCCTTTCGATCAACTGCTGAGTATTGGCTGGTTTGTCAAAGATATACCGCTCACCAACCTCCATCGGGGGGCAGTAGATGGTCCATACATTCGGGCGCTGATGCAAGGCGGATACTCCATCCTCACGGTGAATCGGGAGACGATTAGCACGCTGATGCTGGAGGTTTTTGGGGAAAATTATAGCCAGTAA
- the pdxS gene encoding pyridoxal 5'-phosphate synthase lyase subunit PdxS, with translation MLNRGLAQMLKGGVIMDVVNPDQAKIAEDAGACAVMALERVPADIRKDGGVARMSDPSMILKIMEAVSIPVMAKCRIGHFVEAQILEAIGIDYIDESEVLTPADEENHVNKHKFRVPFVCGCRNLGEGLRRIGEGAAMLRTKGEAGTGDVVEAVRHARAVLREIRKLTAMDEDELFTYAKDIQAPYALVSEVAKAGRLPVVNFAAGGVATPADAALMMQLGVDGVFVGSGIFKSGDPAKRAKAIVQAVTHYNDPKILAEVSQNLGEPMVGINVSGMSEGEKIAGRGW, from the coding sequence ATGCTGAATCGCGGCTTGGCACAGATGCTCAAGGGCGGGGTGATTATGGATGTGGTCAACCCTGACCAAGCGAAAATTGCCGAGGATGCCGGCGCCTGCGCGGTGATGGCCCTTGAGCGCGTCCCCGCCGATATTCGCAAAGATGGCGGCGTGGCACGGATGAGCGACCCCTCGATGATCCTCAAAATTATGGAAGCGGTGAGCATCCCCGTCATGGCGAAATGCCGCATTGGGCATTTTGTGGAGGCGCAAATTTTAGAGGCAATCGGCATTGATTACATTGATGAATCAGAGGTGTTGACGCCCGCCGACGAGGAAAACCATGTGAACAAGCATAAATTTCGCGTCCCCTTTGTTTGCGGCTGCCGAAATTTAGGCGAAGGCTTGCGGCGGATTGGCGAAGGTGCGGCAATGCTGCGCACGAAGGGCGAGGCGGGGACAGGCGATGTTGTAGAGGCGGTGCGTCATGCCCGTGCCGTCCTGCGCGAGATTCGCAAGCTGACGGCAATGGATGAGGACGAATTGTTCACCTATGCGAAGGACATTCAAGCCCCCTACGCGCTTGTTTCCGAGGTGGCGAAGGCGGGGCGTTTGCCCGTTGTCAACTTTGCGGCGGGGGGCGTGGCAACGCCGGCAGATGCGGCACTGATGATGCAGTTGGGCGTCGATGGCGTCTTTGTGGGGAGCGGCATTTTCAAGAGCGGCGATCCGGCAAAGCGGGCGAAAGCAATTGTCCAAGCGGTGACACACTACAACGATCCGAAGATTTTGGCAGAGGTCAGCCAAAATTTGGGCGAGCCGATGGTCGGTATTAATGTGTCGGGTATGTCCGAAGGGGAAAAGATCGCTGGACGCGGTTGGTAA
- a CDS encoding (Fe-S)-binding protein, whose protein sequence is MKGKRVSLFVTCLVDMIYPQTGMSTVEVLERLSVAVEFPEGQTCCGQMGFNAGYREDAKAVAIHFLKTFQHAEVIVTPSGSCASMVRHFYPQLFAEDTQWCGLAERIAGITWELSEFIVDGLGITDVGAALQHPVTLTVHDACHGLRGLGIRQQPRTLLQNTGNVTLEELSGCEQCCGFGGLFAVKMPEISTAMLGDKVAAIEDNVAEIVVTCDASCLTQINGGLSRSGSTKRVVHLADLLAGKGV, encoded by the coding sequence GTGAAGGGCAAACGGGTGAGTTTGTTTGTCACCTGTCTTGTGGACATGATCTACCCTCAAACGGGGATGTCCACCGTAGAGGTCTTGGAGCGCTTGAGCGTCGCCGTCGAGTTCCCCGAAGGGCAGACCTGCTGCGGACAGATGGGCTTCAACGCTGGCTACCGCGAGGATGCCAAAGCGGTGGCGATCCACTTTTTGAAAACCTTCCAGCACGCCGAAGTGATCGTCACCCCATCGGGGTCATGTGCGTCAATGGTGCGCCACTTCTACCCTCAGTTGTTCGCGGAAGACACCCAATGGTGCGGGTTGGCGGAGCGTATCGCGGGAATCACCTGGGAACTCAGTGAGTTCATCGTGGATGGCTTGGGAATCACCGATGTTGGCGCGGCGCTCCAACACCCCGTGACGCTCACTGTTCACGATGCCTGTCATGGGCTGCGGGGCTTGGGTATTCGCCAGCAGCCGCGAACGCTGCTCCAAAATACAGGGAATGTCACCCTTGAAGAACTCTCCGGTTGCGAGCAATGCTGTGGGTTTGGCGGATTGTTCGCCGTGAAAATGCCGGAGATTAGCACCGCCATGCTTGGCGATAAGGTGGCGGCGATAGAGGACAATGTAGCAGAGATCGTCGTCACCTGTGATGCAAGCTGCCTGACACAGATCAACGGCGGGCTAAGCCGCAGTGGGAGTACCAAACGGGTTGTCCACCTTGCCGATCTCCTAGCTGGCAAAGGTGTGTGA